The Opitutales bacterium ASA1 genome window below encodes:
- the alaS gene encoding alanine--tRNA ligase, with product MTSAEIRQSFLDFFRSHQHTIVPSSSLMPDSPGLLFTNAGMNQFVPIFLNERKPDVASWAGVIPGSDTRAADTQKCIRAGGKHNDLEDVGWDTYHHTMFEMLGNWSFGDYFKKESLTWGWELLTQVWGIPPKRLFATVYSPDKSKGDPADFDQEAYDIWAGLFRAAGLDPAVHIVNGNKKDNFWMMGDTGPCGPCSEIHFNLLPSDDEAEGRKLVNSSSPRCIEIWNHVFIQFNAGADGSFSPLPAKHVDTGMGFERVAGIHATTRGFKDFTGEPSNYNADVFTSLFEVIAKLSGKSYTLTVPTKREGLTEQEKIDIAFRVLADHARTVSCAIADGILPGNAGRNYVIRRILRRGILYGRKDLGLATGFFEKLVPAVIASLGPVFPELKQQQSMIERVIRSEEESFGRTLDRGIALFSDAAQAGRITATDAFKLYDTFGFPIDMTQLLAAERGLEVDLAGFEVEMEKARKLSQDAHTSDVVTVADGDSATGLQPTTFLGYDALECDATVMDVVRTDKDTFLVFDQTPFYGEMGGQAGDHGAVKIDGQTFAILDTLKDKAGRHLHQLAPACAADVARLSLVGKPAKLQVSPLTRRAISRHHTAAHLIHWALRKTLGTHVRQAGTSKTKERMRFDFSHFEQVRPEQLREIERLVNEKVIENAAVRSYETEFDKKPEGTLAFFGEKYGRIVRVVDIGGYSRELCGGTHVSNTGEIGPIKIVAEMAIASGTRRIEAVAGEPALDLIAQREAALSAVASALSAGPADVADKLKSLLASKAELEKQLKAFQQKAEAGLANDLAAGAVEKEGLKRVVARVEVGDPNALRALGSQVLGKLGEGVVILGAAFGADKVSVAAFCSPAAIKAGQQAGKIVGELCAKLGGKGGGKPDFAMGGGKDAAGLDSTLATLR from the coding sequence ATGACCTCCGCCGAGATCCGCCAGAGTTTCCTCGATTTCTTCCGCTCGCATCAGCACACGATCGTGCCGTCGTCGTCGCTCATGCCGGACTCGCCCGGCCTGCTCTTCACCAACGCCGGGATGAACCAGTTCGTTCCCATCTTCCTGAACGAGCGCAAGCCCGACGTCGCCTCCTGGGCCGGCGTCATCCCCGGCTCGGACACCCGCGCCGCCGACACGCAGAAATGCATCCGCGCCGGCGGCAAACACAACGACCTCGAGGACGTCGGCTGGGATACCTACCACCACACGATGTTCGAGATGCTGGGTAACTGGTCCTTCGGCGACTACTTCAAGAAGGAGTCGCTCACGTGGGGCTGGGAGCTGCTCACCCAAGTCTGGGGCATTCCGCCGAAGCGCCTCTTCGCCACGGTGTATTCGCCCGACAAATCCAAGGGCGATCCTGCTGACTTCGACCAGGAGGCCTACGACATCTGGGCCGGACTTTTCCGCGCCGCCGGTCTCGATCCCGCCGTCCACATCGTCAACGGCAACAAGAAGGACAATTTCTGGATGATGGGCGACACCGGCCCCTGCGGCCCGTGCTCGGAGATCCACTTCAACCTCCTGCCCTCCGACGACGAAGCCGAAGGCCGCAAGCTGGTCAACTCCTCCAGCCCACGCTGCATCGAGATCTGGAACCACGTCTTCATCCAGTTCAACGCCGGCGCCGACGGCTCGTTCTCGCCGCTGCCCGCGAAGCACGTCGACACCGGCATGGGCTTCGAACGCGTGGCCGGCATCCACGCCACGACGCGCGGCTTCAAGGACTTCACCGGCGAGCCCTCCAACTACAACGCCGACGTCTTCACCTCGCTCTTCGAGGTCATCGCCAAGCTTTCCGGCAAATCCTACACGCTCACCGTCCCGACCAAACGCGAAGGCCTGACCGAGCAGGAGAAGATCGACATCGCCTTCCGCGTCCTCGCCGACCACGCGCGCACGGTCTCGTGCGCGATCGCCGACGGCATTTTGCCGGGCAACGCCGGCCGCAACTACGTCATCCGCCGCATCCTGCGCCGCGGCATCCTCTACGGTCGCAAGGACCTCGGTCTCGCCACCGGCTTCTTCGAGAAACTCGTGCCCGCCGTCATCGCCTCGCTCGGCCCGGTCTTCCCCGAGCTGAAGCAACAGCAGTCGATGATCGAGCGCGTGATCCGCAGCGAGGAGGAGAGTTTTGGGCGGACGCTGGATCGGGGCATCGCGCTCTTCTCCGACGCCGCACAGGCGGGCCGCATCACCGCCACTGACGCGTTCAAGCTCTACGACACCTTCGGTTTCCCGATCGACATGACCCAACTCCTCGCCGCCGAGCGCGGGTTGGAGGTCGATCTCGCCGGCTTCGAGGTCGAGATGGAGAAGGCGCGCAAACTCTCGCAGGACGCCCACACCTCGGACGTCGTCACCGTCGCCGACGGCGATTCCGCGACCGGGCTGCAGCCCACGACGTTCCTCGGCTACGACGCTCTCGAATGCGACGCCACTGTCATGGATGTCGTGCGCACCGACAAGGACACCTTCCTCGTCTTCGACCAGACGCCCTTCTACGGCGAGATGGGCGGCCAGGCCGGCGACCACGGCGCGGTCAAGATCGACGGCCAGACCTTCGCCATCCTCGACACGCTCAAGGACAAGGCCGGCCGCCATCTCCACCAGCTCGCACCCGCCTGCGCTGCGGACGTCGCCCGACTCTCGCTCGTCGGCAAACCCGCGAAACTCCAGGTCTCGCCGCTCACCCGCCGCGCCATCTCCCGCCACCACACTGCCGCGCATCTCATCCACTGGGCGCTGCGCAAGACTCTCGGTACCCACGTCCGCCAGGCCGGCACGTCGAAGACGAAGGAACGCATGCGCTTCGACTTCTCGCACTTCGAGCAGGTGCGGCCCGAGCAACTGCGCGAGATCGAGCGCCTCGTGAACGAGAAGGTGATCGAGAACGCCGCGGTGCGGAGCTACGAGACCGAGTTCGACAAGAAGCCCGAGGGCACCCTCGCCTTCTTCGGCGAGAAATACGGCAGGATCGTGCGCGTGGTGGACATCGGCGGCTACAGCCGCGAACTCTGCGGCGGTACCCATGTCTCCAATACGGGCGAGATCGGACCGATCAAGATCGTGGCCGAAATGGCCATCGCCTCCGGCACGCGGCGCATCGAGGCCGTGGCCGGCGAACCCGCGCTCGACCTGATCGCGCAACGCGAGGCCGCGCTCTCCGCCGTCGCCTCTGCACTCTCCGCCGGCCCGGCCGACGTGGCCGACAAGTTGAAGTCCCTCCTCGCCTCCAAGGCCGAACTCGAGAAGCAGCTCAAGGCCTTCCAACAAAAGGCCGAGGCCGGCCTCGCCAACGACCTCGCCGCCGGTGCCGTCGAGAAGGAAGGCCTGAAGCGCGTCGTCGCCCGTGTCGAGGTCGGCGATCCGAACGCCCTGCGCGCCCTCGGCTCCCAAGTGCTCGGCAAGCTCGGCGAAGGCGTCGTCATCCTCGGCGCGGCCTTCGGCGCGGACAAGGTTTCCGTCGCCGCCTTCTGCTCACCCGCTGCGATCAAGGCCGGCCAACAGGCCGGAAAGATCGTCGGCGAGCTTTGCGCCAAACTCGGCGGCAAGGGCGGCGGCAAGCCGGACTTCGCCATGGGTGGTGGCAAGGACGCCGCCGGCCTCGACAGCACCCTCGCGACGCTGCGGTGA
- a CDS encoding LacI family DNA-binding transcriptional regulator — translation MKSVPRVTHRDIALRLGCDKSTVSLALRDQPRISEAMRRRVRRVAEELGYRPDPALAMLARQRWAGHETGRGATLAYLVHRSSDSYVEQRRFLEPLRARAVERGYALVEFDVDDYPSTHSVCRVLHHRGIRGLVASPWTTETERFAGFEWDRFTVVGCGVSRQRLPVHTVEADFEEGVRTAARRAFATGARRMGVVVGANGDASSARLVRHFQALAFVGEGTDRATIVPMSVSSAASSLELAHSIRRHRPDIVFATSARTLTGLRDLDLHVPQDVAFALLDMHEPGNIAGIDWRRAEIARVALDLLIAQIQANCWGMPEVVQRVLVEPRWHAGATVSVEVEPALASLAAVG, via the coding sequence GTGAAGTCCGTACCTCGCGTCACGCACCGCGACATCGCACTGCGGCTCGGTTGCGACAAGTCGACCGTGTCGCTCGCCTTGCGGGACCAGCCGCGGATCTCCGAAGCGATGCGGAGGCGGGTGCGTCGGGTGGCGGAGGAACTCGGATACCGCCCCGATCCCGCGCTCGCCATGCTCGCTCGCCAACGCTGGGCGGGGCACGAGACGGGACGCGGAGCGACGCTCGCGTATCTGGTCCACCGGAGCAGCGACTCCTACGTCGAGCAGCGGAGGTTTCTGGAGCCTCTACGTGCACGCGCGGTCGAGCGCGGTTACGCATTGGTCGAGTTCGACGTCGACGATTATCCCTCCACGCACTCGGTGTGCCGCGTGTTGCACCACCGTGGGATCCGTGGACTCGTGGCGAGTCCGTGGACCACGGAGACGGAGCGCTTCGCCGGCTTCGAGTGGGACCGGTTCACCGTCGTCGGGTGCGGAGTTTCCCGGCAGCGTCTCCCGGTCCACACGGTGGAAGCCGATTTCGAGGAAGGCGTGCGTACGGCGGCGCGGCGGGCCTTCGCGACGGGGGCGAGACGCATGGGTGTCGTCGTTGGTGCGAACGGCGATGCCTCGTCGGCGCGGCTCGTTCGCCACTTTCAGGCGCTCGCGTTCGTTGGAGAGGGAACGGATCGCGCCACCATCGTTCCGATGTCGGTGTCTTCGGCAGCGTCGTCGTTGGAGCTCGCTCACTCGATCCGACGCCACCGACCCGACATCGTCTTCGCCACGAGCGCGCGCACCTTGACCGGCTTGCGCGACTTGGATCTGCACGTGCCGCAGGATGTGGCGTTCGCTCTACTCGACATGCACGAGCCTGGAAACATCGCGGGGATCGATTGGCGGCGCGCCGAGATCGCGCGCGTGGCGCTGGACCTCTTGATCGCGCAAATCCAGGCGAACTGCTGGGGGATGCCCGAAGTGGTGCAGCGGGTCTTGGTGGAGCCGCGTTGGCACGCCGGCGCAACCGTGTCGGTCGAGGTCGAGCCCGCACTCGCGTCACTCGCCGCCGTCGGCTGA
- a CDS encoding glycoside hydrolase family 78 protein: MRTFSLLPVCLAPFAMVVSTLASEPRSSAAALVPRDLRTEYRIAPNGIDVRVPRLSWLAEPAALPHRGLRQTAYHVRVASNLTLLQQGPADWWDSGEVVSGGTTHIEYAGSPLPSRALCFWSVRVRDDQGVWSDWSEPARWTMGLLEPDDWSGRWIGAAGGRELHPNRRTDQTTQEDALPVYDAMPDPWLRRAFDLPARPVRATAHVASVGFHELWVNGTKVGDDVLGPSVTDNTRRARWVAYEIAEYLRPGENVVGLWLGTGWSIFPAFVTDDKPAAPIVLGQFDIDLPDGSTERFGTDASWKSHRSSTTLLGRWNFHHFGGELVQPALHLEGWASPGLDDAGWETAAEFSPRLTLSAEIAEPNRPLDALACEAVEEIEPGVWRLDLGRNFAGIFEMDLRAAPGTRITMQFSDRAEAVMTYRIHSIYEMGPTGIGTFRNRFNYSVGRWVTVRGLAERPRPEDARAWVVRPDFARASSFESSNPLFHRIWDTSLWTYENLSLGGIIADCAHRERMGYGGDAHATTTLGLLNHRTEAFYTKWAQDWRDVQGREPTWLIDESSGKTNSAGAAVSPGNLPYTAPTYWGGGGPAWSGICVHLPWEVYRFTGDKRILETNFAMIRAWLGFLETKAEDDILRRWGGNWDFLGDWLWPDPPRGVNGDLPETLFFNNAYWIYNLATAARIARTLGEDAVAESWEKRATEVRRAVHARFFDPVDSSYGGGLQACLAAALLADVPPPELRPAVVRRLEREVLEVRNGHVHAGITGGALLFKTLGELRRDDLLHVMVGKRTYPGWGYMLEKGATTFWEAWDDLRAGHTHMHSSYLFVGPWFIQSVLGIQPHSEAPGFERIVVRPGVLDQADLEWARGHFDSVRGRVVVSWTRHSDRFEIDVAVPPGLRADVHLPTLDAASVRESDRLLHEVPEASVLGVEDDRLVVQVPSGNYRFSIERGN, from the coding sequence ATGCGCACGTTCTCGCTGCTCCCCGTTTGTCTCGCCCCCTTCGCCATGGTCGTCTCCACCCTCGCCTCCGAACCACGCTCGAGCGCCGCCGCGCTCGTCCCTCGCGACTTGCGCACCGAGTACCGCATCGCTCCCAACGGCATCGACGTCCGAGTGCCGCGTCTGAGTTGGCTCGCCGAGCCGGCTGCACTGCCGCATCGCGGCCTTCGTCAAACCGCCTACCACGTCCGCGTCGCGAGCAACCTCACTCTGCTTCAGCAAGGCCCTGCGGATTGGTGGGATTCGGGCGAGGTCGTCTCCGGTGGCACCACGCACATCGAGTACGCGGGCAGTCCCCTGCCCTCGCGCGCGCTTTGCTTCTGGTCCGTGCGCGTGCGCGACGACCAAGGCGTTTGGAGCGACTGGAGCGAACCCGCTCGATGGACGATGGGTTTGCTCGAGCCCGACGATTGGTCCGGTCGATGGATCGGTGCCGCGGGCGGTCGCGAACTCCACCCGAACCGCCGCACCGACCAAACGACGCAGGAAGACGCACTTCCGGTTTACGACGCCATGCCCGACCCGTGGCTGCGGCGTGCGTTCGACCTCCCGGCACGCCCCGTTCGTGCCACCGCGCACGTCGCCTCCGTCGGATTTCACGAACTTTGGGTCAACGGCACCAAGGTCGGTGACGACGTGCTCGGTCCGAGCGTGACCGACAACACCCGGCGCGCGCGCTGGGTCGCCTACGAGATCGCGGAGTATCTCCGACCGGGCGAGAACGTCGTCGGGCTCTGGCTCGGCACCGGCTGGTCGATCTTCCCGGCCTTCGTGACCGACGACAAACCGGCCGCACCGATTGTCCTCGGCCAATTCGACATCGATCTACCCGACGGCTCGACAGAGCGCTTCGGAACGGACGCTTCGTGGAAATCGCACCGCTCGTCGACCACGCTTCTCGGACGTTGGAACTTCCATCACTTCGGCGGCGAGCTCGTACAGCCCGCGCTTCACCTCGAGGGTTGGGCCTCGCCCGGGCTCGACGATGCCGGCTGGGAAACGGCTGCCGAATTCTCGCCGCGTTTGACACTCTCCGCCGAGATCGCCGAACCCAACAGACCGCTCGACGCGCTGGCGTGCGAAGCCGTGGAGGAAATCGAGCCCGGTGTCTGGCGCCTCGACCTCGGACGCAACTTCGCCGGGATCTTCGAGATGGATCTGCGGGCGGCGCCCGGCACGCGAATCACCATGCAGTTCTCCGACCGCGCCGAGGCCGTCATGACTTACCGGATACACAGCATCTACGAGATGGGCCCGACCGGTATCGGGACGTTTCGCAACCGCTTCAACTATTCCGTCGGGCGCTGGGTCACCGTCCGCGGTCTCGCTGAACGGCCACGACCCGAAGACGCGCGCGCGTGGGTGGTGCGACCCGACTTCGCGCGCGCGTCCTCGTTCGAGTCGTCCAATCCGCTCTTCCACCGCATCTGGGACACCTCGCTCTGGACCTACGAGAACCTCAGCCTCGGCGGCATCATCGCGGACTGTGCCCATCGCGAGCGGATGGGCTACGGAGGCGACGCACACGCCACGACCACGCTCGGCCTCCTCAACCACCGCACGGAGGCGTTCTACACCAAGTGGGCACAGGATTGGCGCGACGTGCAGGGGCGCGAGCCCACGTGGTTGATCGACGAGAGTTCGGGCAAGACCAACAGCGCCGGGGCAGCCGTCTCGCCCGGCAATCTTCCCTACACCGCGCCGACCTACTGGGGCGGCGGCGGCCCCGCGTGGAGCGGCATCTGCGTGCACCTGCCGTGGGAGGTGTATCGATTCACTGGAGACAAACGGATCCTCGAAACCAACTTCGCGATGATCCGCGCCTGGCTCGGCTTTCTGGAGACGAAGGCGGAGGACGACATCCTGCGTCGTTGGGGCGGCAACTGGGATTTCCTCGGAGACTGGCTCTGGCCCGATCCCCCGCGCGGGGTGAACGGCGATCTACCGGAGACGCTCTTCTTCAACAATGCCTACTGGATCTACAACCTCGCCACCGCGGCCCGCATCGCACGCACGCTAGGTGAAGACGCTGTCGCCGAGAGTTGGGAGAAGCGCGCAACCGAAGTCCGTCGGGCCGTCCACGCGCGCTTCTTCGATCCGGTCGACTCCAGCTACGGCGGCGGTCTCCAAGCTTGCCTCGCAGCGGCTTTGCTCGCGGACGTGCCTCCGCCCGAACTTCGACCCGCCGTAGTACGTCGACTCGAGCGCGAGGTGCTCGAAGTGCGAAACGGTCACGTCCACGCCGGGATCACGGGCGGTGCGCTGCTCTTCAAGACCCTCGGCGAACTCCGCCGCGACGATCTGCTGCACGTCATGGTCGGCAAACGCACGTATCCGGGATGGGGATACATGCTGGAGAAGGGCGCCACCACGTTCTGGGAGGCATGGGACGATCTTCGCGCAGGCCACACCCACATGCACAGCTCGTACCTCTTCGTCGGACCTTGGTTCATCCAAAGCGTGCTCGGCATCCAGCCGCACTCCGAAGCCCCCGGTTTCGAGCGCATCGTCGTGCGGCCCGGCGTGCTCGATCAGGCCGACCTCGAATGGGCACGCGGACACTTCGACTCCGTGCGCGGGCGGGTAGTCGTTTCCTGGACCCGGCATTCCGACCGTTTCGAAATCGACGTCGCGGTGCCTCCCGGTCTGCGCGCCGACGTGCATCTTCCCACCCTCGATGCGGCGTCCGTGCGCGAGAGTGACCGGCTGTTGCACGAAGTCCCGGAGGCCTCGGTGCTCGGTGTGGAGGACGATCGCCTCGTCGTGCAAGTCCCGTCGGGAAACTACCGCTTCTCGATCGAACGGGGAAACTGA
- a CDS encoding glycoside hydrolase family 88 protein — translation MFPVPAARPDGRRPVSLSPSATSFVARASRRLARLARTLDETPGLLPRSLRSGSLDLVPPDDWTSGFFPGSLWLLHELSGVSETAAAARRFTDRLATVPGMKHTHDLGFMVGCSYGHAWRLQGAESDAAALVEAAESLADRFDPRLGLIRSWDFGEWRFPVIIDNMMNLELLFLAAALAGDARFVEYARAHADRTACTHFREDGSCFHLVDFDPERDCVLRRQTVQGHADDSAWARGQAWAIHGYTTVFRCTREKAYLETARAAARFYLEHPRSPADRVPPWDFDAPAEPPPPRDSSAAAVCASALLELSTFVPAAEGRVYRAFAESTLDALLEPPYFADDDEADGGFLLRHAVGHLPAGQEIDVPLCYGDFYLLEAVGRRIRLEAGLPPATLVSASPIR, via the coding sequence ATGTTCCCGGTCCCCGCTGCCCGTCCGGATGGGCGCCGTCCCGTCTCGCTTTCCCCGTCCGCGACGAGCTTCGTCGCTCGCGCGTCTCGCCGACTCGCGCGTCTCGCTCGCACCCTCGACGAAACGCCGGGCCTTTTGCCGCGCTCGCTTCGCTCCGGATCGCTCGACCTCGTACCGCCCGACGACTGGACGAGCGGCTTCTTCCCGGGGTCGCTTTGGCTGCTGCACGAACTCTCGGGCGTGTCCGAGACCGCGGCCGCGGCGCGACGTTTCACGGACCGGTTGGCCACCGTGCCCGGGATGAAACACACGCACGATCTGGGCTTCATGGTCGGTTGCAGCTACGGCCACGCGTGGCGCCTCCAAGGCGCGGAGTCGGACGCAGCGGCGCTCGTCGAAGCGGCGGAGTCGCTCGCGGACCGTTTCGATCCGCGCCTCGGGCTGATCCGGTCGTGGGACTTCGGCGAATGGCGGTTCCCTGTCATCATCGACAACATGATGAACCTCGAACTGCTCTTCCTGGCCGCGGCCCTCGCAGGCGACGCACGGTTCGTCGAATACGCACGTGCTCATGCCGACCGCACCGCGTGCACGCATTTTCGCGAGGACGGCAGTTGCTTTCACCTCGTCGATTTCGATCCGGAGAGGGACTGCGTGTTGCGTCGGCAGACGGTGCAGGGACATGCGGACGATTCCGCTTGGGCCCGAGGCCAAGCATGGGCGATCCACGGCTACACGACCGTCTTTCGCTGCACGCGCGAGAAAGCGTATCTGGAAACGGCACGCGCGGCGGCGCGCTTCTACCTCGAACACCCGCGGTCGCCGGCCGATCGCGTGCCGCCGTGGGACTTCGACGCGCCCGCCGAACCACCTCCGCCGCGCGACTCGTCCGCTGCGGCGGTGTGCGCTTCGGCGCTCTTGGAGTTGTCGACCTTCGTGCCGGCGGCGGAAGGACGAGTCTACCGCGCGTTCGCCGAGTCGACGCTCGACGCGCTTCTGGAGCCACCCTACTTCGCCGACGACGACGAAGCCGACGGCGGCTTCCTTCTGCGACACGCCGTCGGGCATCTCCCGGCCGGCCAAGAGATCGACGTGCCGCTCTGCTACGGCGATTTCTATCTGTTGGAGGCGGTGGGCCGTCGCATCAGGCTCGAAGCGGGCCTCCCTCCCGCGACGCTCGTATCCGCGTCTCCGATACGTTGA
- a CDS encoding Na+:solute symporter, whose amino-acid sequence MQHALVVQDRSLVYLVAAGFLVSLVGVGLVFRRFSSDSRDYFCANGQAKWWLVGGSLFMQSFSAWTFTGAAGAAYRAGWSVMVMYGAGVVANLFVARFAGPWFRQLRVTTQADAVRLRFGVGMEQFYSYLQLAAGFMFSGAQLFALAIFTSTILGFEVWAVIVVLGVVVLFYTAMSGAWAVLAADFVQALVLVPVTLMLAFICLARLGGLDGMFEAIEAAGLRGDFAPFKSTETVASLPGVSAGYFTLGFFVAWYLNTTIQNSSLLACGKYLAVKDGREARRAALLASGLALLGMMVFFLPPMAARLLVPEAIESLPLNNPAEGAYAGIALHLLPPGLVGLVLVAMCAATMSSLDGGITGLAAIITQNAYPALCRLFGRTPIEGRARLAMGRVVNLVCAVSVIALALVLAKMGAGGVFALVLDIIAVLLAPVALPLMLGVFVRRVQRFVAPMAIVCGLCTGAGAAFLPGWTGGEPWLYHERIFAVVVAGSCAFFAARRFGPRLDHDTAAIEAEFFARRDRPVDFAVEVGAGNDSRQMRVIGCFALALCGGFLLLALAESSRDHLGKFMVPAVFAGGIAVALFARAKVARSR is encoded by the coding sequence ATGCAACACGCACTCGTCGTCCAGGATCGTTCGCTCGTCTATCTCGTCGCCGCGGGATTCCTCGTCAGCCTCGTCGGCGTGGGTCTCGTCTTTCGACGCTTCAGCAGCGATTCGAGGGACTACTTCTGCGCCAACGGTCAGGCCAAGTGGTGGCTGGTGGGCGGCAGCCTCTTCATGCAGAGCTTCAGCGCGTGGACCTTCACGGGTGCAGCCGGGGCGGCGTATCGCGCGGGTTGGAGCGTGATGGTGATGTACGGCGCAGGCGTCGTCGCGAACCTGTTCGTCGCTCGGTTCGCGGGACCGTGGTTCCGGCAGCTGCGCGTCACCACGCAGGCGGACGCCGTGCGGCTGCGCTTCGGTGTGGGCATGGAGCAGTTCTACTCCTACCTGCAACTCGCGGCCGGCTTCATGTTCAGCGGCGCCCAGCTCTTCGCGTTGGCGATCTTCACGTCCACGATCCTCGGGTTCGAAGTCTGGGCCGTGATCGTCGTATTGGGCGTTGTCGTTCTTTTCTACACCGCGATGAGCGGCGCTTGGGCGGTGTTGGCCGCCGACTTCGTGCAGGCGTTGGTGCTGGTGCCGGTCACGCTCATGCTCGCGTTCATCTGTCTCGCGCGCCTCGGCGGTCTCGATGGGATGTTCGAAGCGATCGAGGCCGCGGGTCTGCGCGGCGACTTCGCGCCGTTCAAATCCACGGAAACCGTGGCGAGTCTGCCGGGAGTTTCGGCGGGCTACTTCACGCTCGGATTCTTCGTCGCGTGGTACCTGAACACCACGATCCAGAACAGCTCCCTCCTCGCTTGCGGCAAGTATCTCGCCGTGAAGGACGGACGCGAAGCGCGCCGTGCCGCACTGCTGGCGAGCGGCCTGGCTCTGCTCGGCATGATGGTGTTCTTCCTGCCCCCCATGGCTGCGCGGCTGCTCGTGCCGGAAGCGATCGAATCGCTTCCTTTGAACAATCCGGCCGAAGGGGCCTACGCGGGCATCGCGCTGCACCTGTTGCCTCCGGGTCTCGTCGGACTCGTGCTGGTCGCGATGTGCGCGGCGACGATGAGCTCGCTCGACGGCGGCATCACCGGACTCGCCGCGATCATCACGCAGAACGCCTACCCGGCGTTGTGCCGATTGTTCGGCCGCACGCCGATCGAAGGACGCGCGCGTCTCGCGATGGGGCGCGTGGTGAATCTCGTATGTGCCGTCTCGGTCATCGCACTCGCCCTCGTGCTCGCGAAGATGGGTGCCGGCGGCGTCTTCGCTCTCGTGCTCGACATCATCGCCGTGCTGCTCGCACCGGTCGCGCTGCCGCTGATGCTCGGCGTATTCGTGCGCCGGGTACAGCGTTTCGTCGCTCCCATGGCGATCGTGTGCGGGCTCTGCACGGGAGCGGGAGCGGCCTTTCTCCCGGGCTGGACGGGAGGCGAACCGTGGTTGTACCACGAACGCATCTTCGCGGTCGTCGTCGCGGGTTCGTGCGCGTTCTTCGCCGCGCGCCGCTTCGGTCCGCGGCTCGATCACGACACCGCCGCGATCGAGGCTGAGTTCTTCGCCCGCCGTGATCGACCGGTCGACTTCGCCGTCGAAGTCGGCGCTGGAAACGATTCTCGGCAGATGCGCGTGATCGGCTGCTTCGCACTGGCGCTCTGCGGGGGATTCCTTCTGTTGGCGCTCGCCGAGAGCAGCCGCGATCACCTCGGTAAGTTCATGGTGCCGGCGGTGTTCGCAGGCGGCATCGCGGTGGCGCTGTTCGCTCGCGCGAAGGTTGCGCGTTCGCGTTAG
- a CDS encoding DUF1593 domain-containing protein — translation MIDTIVRCFSIAVFVCGVFATAASERPRLLVTTDIGGDPDDRQSLIRLMVYAEAFEIEGLIASSAGIPGELEEAVVRPDLVHEIVAAYGEVLPNLRRHAEHWPSAAALHSLVKSGNPQRGRAHVGEGHDTEGSCWIVERVDAGSEERPLHVSIWGGQTDLAQALWRVRADRGEAGLAAFVRRFRVFDVADQDGLAAWMFVEFPGMHYVLSKAGEGRDRRSAAFRGMYLGGDETLTSRSWIEQHVSSRGPLGELYPTETWTAPNPHGCLKEGDTPSWFFFLPAGGNDPADPTIPGWGGRYWQTEYGWYRDLPPDGTDPRETVHRWRPIFQEDFARRMRWCVD, via the coding sequence GTGATCGACACGATAGTGCGTTGTTTCTCGATAGCGGTCTTCGTCTGCGGGGTCTTCGCGACGGCCGCGAGCGAGCGACCGAGACTCCTCGTGACCACGGACATCGGAGGCGATCCGGACGATCGGCAGTCACTGATCCGGCTCATGGTTTACGCCGAGGCATTCGAGATCGAAGGATTGATCGCGAGTTCCGCGGGTATTCCGGGCGAGTTGGAGGAAGCGGTCGTCCGACCCGACCTCGTGCACGAGATCGTAGCCGCCTACGGAGAGGTTCTCCCGAACCTTCGCAGGCATGCCGAGCACTGGCCTTCGGCCGCCGCACTCCACTCGTTGGTGAAGTCGGGCAATCCGCAGCGCGGGAGGGCGCACGTGGGCGAGGGACACGACACCGAAGGCTCATGCTGGATCGTCGAGCGCGTCGACGCTGGTTCCGAGGAGCGACCGCTCCACGTATCCATTTGGGGAGGACAGACCGATCTCGCGCAGGCGCTTTGGCGGGTGCGCGCCGATCGCGGCGAGGCCGGGTTGGCGGCGTTCGTGCGACGGTTTCGGGTCTTCGACGTGGCGGATCAGGACGGCCTCGCGGCATGGATGTTCGTGGAGTTTCCCGGGATGCACTACGTGTTGAGCAAGGCGGGAGAAGGGAGGGATCGACGCTCGGCCGCCTTTCGCGGGATGTATCTCGGTGGCGACGAAACCCTCACCAGCCGTTCTTGGATCGAGCAGCACGTGAGCAGCCGGGGGCCGTTGGGTGAGCTGTATCCGACCGAGACGTGGACGGCGCCCAACCCGCACGGTTGCCTCAAGGAAGGCGACACACCGTCGTGGTTCTTCTTTCTTCCCGCAGGCGGCAACGATCCCGCGGATCCCACGATTCCGGGCTGGGGCGGTCGGTATTGGCAGACCGAATACGGCTGGTACCGCGATCTCCCGCCGGACGGGACGGATCCGCGCGAAACCGTGCACCGGTGGCGGCCGATCTTTCAGGAAGACTTCGCGCGCCGGATGCGTTGGTGCGTGGACTAG